From a region of the Paenibacillus sp. FSL R10-2734 genome:
- a CDS encoding MATE family efflux transporter: MYVCFKRRVCLVKKERQGFGLWVLAWPIFIEVFLQTLLGTVDTLMVSRISDDAVAVVGISNQLFGALTTLFTTFAGGAGILIAQRMGSKRFGEARTIAIMGVSVSLILGIVVSIILFFYAGPIAGMLNISPELLSLSNVYISYVGGGLFLVGMIASLGTAIRNTGNTRGPMYTGIIINVIHIILNYIFIFGVFGLPQLGLAGIAISSIISRLVGVIMLYTMFRQSFEIKIRLRDFRIFNGKLFKEIIKIAWPLGINSSCWVFSQLIVYSFLAALGAEALAARTYLNTLESFCFTLGYAIALAGQIQIAHLFGAGKLKEAYRSAYRTLYIGLAIVSANMLLLFLFGRNLLGYFTSDPRIIAIGISLLALNLLLQPCKMLNMAMGNALNAIGDTRYTMYTSIVSMSIIGVGCSYWFGISLGWGLIGIYCCMIADEFVRDILVLMRWRGRKVLRQADIGLSKENASLHGAGKRSASLTT; the protein is encoded by the coding sequence ATGTATGTTTGCTTTAAGAGGAGGGTTTGTTTAGTGAAAAAAGAAAGACAGGGCTTTGGACTATGGGTATTGGCTTGGCCTATATTTATAGAGGTGTTTCTTCAGACCCTGCTAGGTACGGTGGATACGCTCATGGTTAGCCGTATTTCTGACGATGCAGTCGCCGTAGTCGGCATTTCCAATCAATTGTTTGGTGCATTGACCACACTCTTTACCACTTTTGCGGGCGGAGCGGGTATCTTGATCGCGCAAAGAATGGGTTCAAAACGTTTCGGCGAGGCGCGTACGATCGCTATTATGGGCGTATCGGTCAGTCTCATCCTTGGTATTGTCGTAAGTATCATCCTATTCTTCTATGCGGGTCCAATAGCGGGGATGCTTAATATATCGCCTGAGCTACTATCACTGTCCAATGTCTATATTTCGTATGTCGGCGGCGGTCTGTTTTTGGTAGGGATGATTGCTTCCCTAGGCACAGCGATCCGTAATACAGGGAACACCAGAGGACCGATGTACACAGGGATCATTATTAATGTCATCCATATTATTCTGAACTATATTTTTATATTCGGGGTGTTCGGTCTGCCACAGCTAGGGCTTGCGGGAATTGCGATCTCAAGTATTATCAGTAGACTGGTCGGAGTGATCATGCTGTATACCATGTTTAGACAGTCTTTCGAGATTAAGATTAGACTTAGAGATTTCCGTATATTCAACGGCAAGCTGTTCAAGGAAATTATAAAGATTGCTTGGCCTCTAGGAATTAATTCTTCCTGCTGGGTGTTCTCTCAGTTAATTGTCTATTCCTTTCTAGCCGCACTGGGGGCTGAAGCGTTAGCCGCACGGACTTATCTCAATACCTTAGAGTCCTTTTGCTTCACGTTAGGTTATGCAATCGCTCTGGCTGGACAGATACAGATCGCGCATTTGTTCGGGGCAGGCAAATTGAAAGAGGCTTATCGTAGTGCATATCGCACGCTGTATATCGGTTTGGCCATTGTATCAGCAAACATGCTACTGCTATTTCTTTTCGGCAGGAACCTGTTAGGCTATTTCACTTCCGACCCACGGATTATTGCTATTGGGATTTCCCTGTTGGCTCTAAATCTCCTACTACAACCTTGCAAAATGCTGAACATGGCCATGGGTAATGCGCTGAACGCCATCGGCGATACCCGCTATACGATGTATACTTCTATCGTGTCTATGTCCATTATTGGAGTGGGTTGCTCCTATTGGTTTGGAATCAGCTTAGGCTGGGGGCTTATTGGTATCTACTGCTGTATGATTGCTGATGAATTTGTGAGAGACATACTTGTTCTTATGCGTTGGAGAGGGAGAAAAGTTCTCCGTCAGGCGGATATCGGTTTGAGTAAAGAGAATGCCTCGCTACATGGAGCCGGGAAAAGAAGCGCTTCGTTAACTACATAA
- a CDS encoding ketoacyl-ACP synthase III: MTGAKITAIGTYVPAKRLTNADLEQMVDTNNEWIVQRTGIHERRISRQDEYTSDLCVAAVQDLMKRYGKSVQDVDMVLVATSTPDFSFPSVASLIQDRLNIPQTAGAMDLSAACAGFVYALHTAHSYVASGMHRKVLVIGADTISKITDYTDRSTCILFGDGAGAVLVEIDEQSTGFLGFHLASDGGGAHHVYRTGLAHTVNNIELVDTQMLVQNGREVFRWAVRTVPHGVQQLLEQAKVSLDQVDWFIPHSANMRMIEPICERLNYPMERVLHSLVNFGNTSAATIPLALDLGIREGKVQNGQKILMYGFGAGLTQAGQLVELNLDERVGEPTLL, encoded by the coding sequence ATGACAGGTGCAAAAATTACAGCTATCGGAACTTATGTCCCGGCAAAAAGACTGACGAATGCTGATCTAGAGCAGATGGTGGATACTAATAATGAGTGGATTGTTCAGCGGACCGGAATTCATGAACGCAGAATTAGTCGACAGGATGAATACACAAGTGATTTATGTGTAGCCGCAGTGCAAGATTTAATGAAACGTTATGGAAAAAGCGTTCAGGATGTGGATATGGTTCTAGTAGCTACTAGTACACCTGATTTCTCATTTCCCTCTGTAGCTTCTTTGATTCAAGATCGCTTAAATATTCCGCAGACAGCTGGAGCTATGGATTTGAGTGCGGCGTGTGCGGGTTTTGTATATGCACTACATACGGCTCATAGCTATGTTGCTTCAGGAATGCATCGTAAGGTTCTAGTAATTGGTGCAGATACAATTTCCAAGATTACAGATTACACTGATCGTAGTACCTGTATCCTTTTTGGTGATGGAGCCGGAGCAGTGCTTGTGGAGATTGATGAGCAATCGACGGGGTTTTTGGGCTTTCATCTAGCTAGCGATGGCGGTGGGGCACATCATGTGTATCGCACAGGTCTAGCTCATACTGTAAACAATATTGAATTAGTAGATACTCAGATGCTGGTGCAGAATGGGCGCGAGGTGTTTCGCTGGGCAGTCAGAACCGTTCCTCATGGTGTGCAGCAGCTGCTTGAACAAGCGAAAGTGAGTTTAGATCAAGTGGACTGGTTTATTCCGCACAGCGCGAATATGCGGATGATTGAGCCGATTTGCGAGCGGTTGAACTATCCGATGGAGCGAGTGCTGCATAGTCTTGTGAATTTTGGCAACACTTCTGCTGCCACGATTCCCTTAGCACTTGATTTGGGGATTCGGGAGGGCAAAGTACAGAATGGGCAAAAGATTCTGATGTATGGCTTTGGTGCGGGATTGACACAGGCGGGTCAACTAGTAGAGCTGAACTTGGATGAACGGGTAGGAGAGCCAACTTTATTGTGA